The genomic region GTCACCTGACCGGTGATGACGTCGGCAGATGCCGCCTGGATGAGACTGGCCGAAGCAACGCCGAGCGCGAGCAATGAACGATATGATTTAGTCATGACAGACCCCTCTGTGAACCGAGCCGGCCTTCCCACAGTTTCTTGACGGGCTGATATCGGATTTGTCACCGTTCCGTGACAGGGGGTGTTTCCCGCCGCGGCACGTCGGTGAAAGCGATAATTACCGGGTCACTGCGTCTTTCCGGCAACAGGCGCAAAGCCATGTTCCTGATTCTTGTATGGATATCCGGGGCCAGCGCCTCCCGTCCGAAGGGCGGTTCGTAGCGCTTTCAAGATCTGCGGCTCTGCCCCTTGGAATTTCGTATTTTACGCTTATGTAAAATGTAAAGTGAACTTGGAGAATGAGCGAATGATCAGGGACAGCGAGAATATGGAGCCGCTGGTGGCCGAGGCCACAAGTCTGCTCAAATCTCTCAGTCATGCGGACCGGCTGATGATCTGCTGCCAGCTGCGCGGCGGGGAAATGGCGGTTTCGGAGCTGGAAGCTGACCTCGGCATCCCGCAGCCGCGCCTGTCGCGGGAACTCGCCAAGCTGCGTGAGGAGGGCGTGCTGACCGCGCGCCGCGATGCGCGGCAGGTTTTCTATACACTTTCAGACAAGCGCGCGCATGCGATGGTGGATGCGATCTGCTCGGTGATGCTGGGCAAGCATGCCGACCCGCACGTGCGCATTTCCAAGACAGCCAAAGCCCGGAATTGAGGAGCCCCGAGATGACAAATCCTGTTGTGACAGCCTTCTTCGACGAGCCCACCTATACGGTGAGCTATGTCGTGGCGGACCCAGAAACGAACACCTGCGCCGTGGTCGACTCGGTGCTGGATTTCGATCCGGCGTCCGGCCGCACGAACACGGAGTCGGCCGATGAGATCATTGAGTTCATTCGGAAAAATGGCCTCAAGGTCGAGTGGATCCTGGAGACGCACGTGCATGCCGACCACCTCTCGGCGGCGCCGTACCTGCAGGAAAAGCTGGGCGGCAAGATCGCCATCGGCGCCGAGATCCGCACCGTTCAGGACACGTTCGGCAAGATCTTCAATGAAGGCACAAGGTTCCAGCGCGACGGCAGCCAGTTCGACAAGCTGATGGTGGATGGCGATACGTTCCGTATCGGGAACATCGAGGCCCACGCCCTGCACACACCCGGCCACACGCCGGCCTGCATGACTTACGTCGTCGGCGACGCGGCTTTCGTGGGCGATACCATGTTCATGCCGGACTATGGCACCGCCCGGGCGGACTTTCCCGGCGGAGACGCCCGGACGCTCTACCGTTCGATCAAGAAAGTCCTCAGCCTGCCGCCCGAAACCCGCCTGTTCATGTGCCATGACTACAAGGCGCCCGGCCGGGACGAGTACAAGTGGGAAACCACGGTCGCCGAGGAGCGGGCCAACAATGTTCACGTCCATGACGGGATCACCGAGGACGCGTTCGTGGCCATGCGTGAGGCGCGGGATGCGACGCTGGACATGCCGCGGCTGATCCTGCCGTCGATCCAGATCAACATGCGGGCAGGCCAGATGCCGGAGCCGGACGATAACGGCACCAGCTATCTGAAAATTCCGCTGAACGCACTATAGTGCCGGGCGAAGCCGGGGGCTGAGCGCGTGAAACTGTCCGATCACCTGCCCATTCTGCAATGGGGCCGCACATATAATGGCGCGACGTTCGCCAATGACATGATTGCGGCGG from uncultured Hyphomonas sp. harbors:
- a CDS encoding metalloregulator ArsR/SmtB family transcription factor — its product is MIRDSENMEPLVAEATSLLKSLSHADRLMICCQLRGGEMAVSELEADLGIPQPRLSRELAKLREEGVLTARRDARQVFYTLSDKRAHAMVDAICSVMLGKHADPHVRISKTAKARN
- a CDS encoding MBL fold metallo-hydrolase → MTNPVVTAFFDEPTYTVSYVVADPETNTCAVVDSVLDFDPASGRTNTESADEIIEFIRKNGLKVEWILETHVHADHLSAAPYLQEKLGGKIAIGAEIRTVQDTFGKIFNEGTRFQRDGSQFDKLMVDGDTFRIGNIEAHALHTPGHTPACMTYVVGDAAFVGDTMFMPDYGTARADFPGGDARTLYRSIKKVLSLPPETRLFMCHDYKAPGRDEYKWETTVAEERANNVHVHDGITEDAFVAMREARDATLDMPRLILPSIQINMRAGQMPEPDDNGTSYLKIPLNAL